In Phycodurus eques isolate BA_2022a chromosome 10, UOR_Pequ_1.1, whole genome shotgun sequence, a genomic segment contains:
- the atrip gene encoding ATR-interacting protein — protein sequence MTCPPSKRLRGLNQDIPKADPFEADPFGDDDDFTQDDLDEIDTIASQAIGLTSASATGPGWERAHGSGFRPPLDRENTGGFGGKSGHSGARSREPLGNRAQQIGADREDSYILLEAQHADLRRKLKEVEEEIVLKNGEIRVLRDSLRGARQEKETQRQTLALLEKQKQREQSDKEKELNKKVQSLRSELQFKEAEINEMKSKLLSAERSKPASPLPRNSPKVPNGLSQLHRGGSSSSPTGSGFITKETFAAHLPSRNASIKTPAKTRRDGAVNKQEVAWTDPFQCDRPAHRQHRGGVLLGLLLQQPLSPSSLCLSHLLSVSLSDTCLTARPDSTAAQWDLSAAGAGRMICGAPRVGLSPVQSLAVTGLNMLSQSRPGAAKAKHGCPGAVLLLPLLDLHLSRLCQALDARGAASGSLPDTRPAPTGPGRPDEAVASGDSLEDAGLAALRILYLLTDHSDEVVQAVLSTQSEGSTENQAATAVATQALDSHNALLQSVLHLCRVSGAGGELEEIVVGAVKAASALIERAPDAHVDRLPRLLQALCACVSAHANPRVLAECTAALVRACDRASLPRQLCSQHEPCVFLKLLQHIRNRPVKQGSHAELIQLDLQVVRLFNRLTQTAESWQSSSCQCYTELVQTSVVILHRQWLDLRDSPERTAGSPDPDVGPSWSAPWWRRPPASLLRECLHLLHWLLHHHASFSASCRSLLHMYDQAVPAVRDTLRKIPELSESEELALEEICRPEGDDTDDQDTDSGS from the exons aTGACCTGCCCTCCCAGCAAGCGCCTCCGAGGCCTGAACCAGGACATCCCGAAGGCGGACCCCTTCGAGGCGGACCCCTTTGGGGACGACGACGACTTCACTCAGGACGACCTGGACGAGATCGACACCATTGCCTCGCAGGCCATCGGCTTGACCTCTGCATCGGCGACCGGACCGGGATGGGAGCGAGCGCACGGGTCAGGATTTCGTCCGCCATTGGACAGAGAGAACACGGGCGGCTTCGGTGGGAAGAGCGGACATTCGGGCGCACGCAGCAGAGAGCCTCTGG GCAACAGAGCGCAGCAGATTGGTGCAGACCGAGAGGACTCCTACATCCTGCTGGAGGCTCAGCATGCAGATCTCCGGAGGAAG CtgaaggaggtggaggaggagattGTGTTGAAAAACGGCGAGATCCGGGTGCTCAGGGACTCCCTGAGAGGAGCCCGGCAGGAGAAGGAGACCCAGAGGCAGACCCTGGCCCTGCTGGAGAAGCAGAAGCAGAGAGAGCAGAGTGACAAGGAGAAAGAGCTCAACAAGAAG GTTCAGTCGCTGCGGTCGGAACTGCAATTCAAAGAAGCCGAGATCAACGAGATGAAGAGCAAGCTGCTGAGCGCTGAAAGGAGCAAGCCGGCGTCGCCGCTACCGCGAAACAG CCCCAAAGTGCCCAACGGCCTTTCCCAGCTTCATCGCGGTGGCAGCTCCTCCTCGCCAACAGGAAGTGGTTTCATCACCAAGGAGACATTCGCGGCGCATCTCCCGTCCAGAAACGCGTCGATCAAAACTCCCGCCAAGACGCGCAGGGACG GAGCCGTtaacaaacaggaagtagcctggaCTGATCCGTTCCAGTGCGACCGGCCGGCACACCGGCAGCACCGAG GTGGCGTCCTGTTGGGCTTGTTGCTGCAGCAGCCACTGTCTCCCAGCAGCCTTTGCCTCTCGCACCTGCTGTCCGTCAGCCTGAGTGACACCTGCCTGACGGCCAGGCCGGACTCAACCGCAGCACAGTGGGACTTGAG CGCGGCCGGTGCGGGCAGGATGATATGCGGAGCCCCCCGAGTGGGCCTCAGTCCGGTCCAGAGTCTGGCGGTTACCGGACTCAACATGCTGAGTCAAAGTCGACCTGGGGCAGCAAAGGCCAAACACGG GTGTCCAGGAGCCGTGCTTCTCCTCCCGCTGCTGGACCTGCACTTGTCTCGCCTCTGCCAGGCCCTGGATGCCAGGGGCGCGGCCTCCGGGTCTCTGCCGGACACACGCCCTGCCCCCACGGGACCGGGGAGGCCGGACGAGGCGGTCGCGAGCGGCGATAGTCTGGAAGACGCCGGGCTGGCGGCACTGAGGATCCTCTACCTGCTGACGGACCACAGCGATGAG GTGGTCCAGGCGGTTCTCTCAACACAAAGTGAAGGCAGCACAGAAAACCAG GCCGCCACCGCCGTTGCGACGCAGGCTCTTGACTCCCACAATGCCTTGCTGCAGTCCGTGTTGCACCTCTGCCGCGTCAGTGGAGCCGGAGGAGAGTTGGAAGAGATAGTGGTCGGCGCCGTGAAGGCGGCCAGCGCCCTGATCGAGAGGGCGCCGGATGCGCACGTCGACCG GCTCCCGCGCTTGCTGCAGGCGCTGTGTGCCTGCGTGTCGGCCCACGCCAACCCACGCGTGCTCGCCGAGTGCACCGCCGCCCTGGTGCGTGCGTGTGACCGCGCCTCGCTCCCTCGCCAACTCTGCTCCCAGCACG AACCTTGCGTCTTCCTGAAGCTGCTGCAGCACATCAGGAACAGACCCGTTAAGCAGGGGTCGCACGCTGAACTCATCCAACTGGACCTGCAG GTGGTTCGATTGTTCAACCGGCTCACTCAGACAGCGGAGAGCTGGCAAAGCAGCAGCTGCCAGTGCTACACTGAG CTGGTTCAGACGTCTGTGGTCATCCTCCATCGTCAGTGGCTGGACCTTCGCGACTCTCCCGAGCGGACTGCCGGGTCGCCTGACCCTGACGTTGGCCCGTCGTGGTCAGCGCCCTGGTGGCGGCGCCCGCCGGCGTCGCTGTTACGCGAGTGCCTCCATCTTCTTCACTGGCTCCTCCACCATCACGCCAGCTTCTCGGCCAGCTGCAGGTCGCTGCTGCACATGTACGACCAGGCCGTACCGGCCGTGCGCGACACTCTCAGGAAGATCCCCGAGCTGAGCGAGAGCGAAG AGCTGGCCTTGGAGGAAATCTGCCGCCCGGAAGGCGACGACACCGACGACCAGGACACTGATTCCGGCTCCTGA